One part of the Engraulis encrasicolus isolate BLACKSEA-1 chromosome 17, IST_EnEncr_1.0, whole genome shotgun sequence genome encodes these proteins:
- the LOC134467580 gene encoding piggyBac transposable element-derived protein 4-like, giving the protein MTGGGGTQAYDRLCKIRPLYDEIRTACKAHYHPQQHIAVDERMVKSKARSILRQYMKDKPTKWGYKLFVLADSSNGYTWDFFVYEGRNMALQKGLSYDSVMNLVDTRVLGQGYKLYVDNFYTSPTLFKDLLAEKVWACGTIREQRIGYPRRRPGALTSQSPRGTIRWIRDDPVLFVQWKDTRDVRLCSTMHTAHNPQTTVQRRVRGTDGRWQLKSIPAPPAVTDYNKHMGGVDLSDAMIGFYNTVHKTRKWHRTFFYHFLDIAIVNAFVLHSCMAAERHETPLTQKAFREALVLELKAAGSPSTGPPPSPAPAPQGAHHKLRHYTEDGTAGRRRCV; this is encoded by the exons ATGACAGGAGGAGGGGGAACACAGGCCTACGATCGTCTGTGCAAGATCCGCCCTCTCTATGACGAGATTAGGACCGCGTGTAAAGCTCACTACCATCCCCAACAACACATTGCAGTGGATGAAAGGATGGTGAAATCAAAAGCCCGCTCCATCCTCCGCCAGTATATGAAAGACAAGCCCACTAAGTGGGGGTATAAACTTTTTGTGCTGGCAGATTCATCAAACGGATACACATGGGACTTTTTTGTATATGAGGGGAGAAACATGGCACTTCAAAAGGGGCTCAGCTATGATTCAGTCATGAATCTCGTGGACACGCGTGTGCTTGGCCAGGGCTATAAGCTCTATGTGGACAACTTCTATACTAGCCCTACCCTGTTCAAGGACCTCCTGGCCGAGAAGGTATGGGCTTGTGGAACAATTAGAGAACAGCGAATAGGCTACCCGAGAAGACGTCCAGGAGCTCTCACCTCTCAGTCACCACGTGGTACCATCCGCTGGATAAGAGATGATCCCGTTCTTTTTGTCCAGTGGAAGGACACGAGGGACGTCCGCTTGTGCTCCACAATGCACACAGCCCACAACCCACAGACCACCGTTCAGAGGAGGGTCAGAGGGACAGATGGCCGGTGGCAGCTGAAGTCCATCCCTGCCCCACCAGCTGTCACTGATTATAACAA ACATATGGGGGGAGTGGACCTCTCTGATGCCATGATCGGGTTTTACAACACCGTTCACAAGACCAGGAAGTGGCACAGGACGTTCTTCTATCACTTTCTGGACATTGCCATCGTGAACGCCTTTGTACTTCATTCCTGTATGGCAGCAGAGAGGCATGAGACCCCCCTTACACAGAAGGCGTTCCGGGAGGCCCTGGTGTTGGAGCTGAAGGCAGCGGGGTCACCTTCAACtggccctcctccatcacctgctcCAGCTCCCCAAGGTGCACATCACAAACTGAGGCACTACACGGAAGATGGCACAGCAGGGAGGCGGAGGTGTGTGTGA
- the LOC134467581 gene encoding uncharacterized protein LOC134467581 — MADARGAIQAVLSRFPHISVLKPEQEDALINFIQGKDVVALLPTGFGKSLIFQLAPLVAKELATRNGTELNPIVVVVSPLLALMEDQIMEAGKLGVSAAQLGVHEEQDILDGRFSLVFGSPESWLLNSKWRRMLSSAAYRDNILGVVVDEVHLTYKWGEVSTGETAFRESFAKLGELRSITKEGTPVLALTASADIKSRDRVTSLLHMDNAVHILASPNKTNIRLGLKNVPRYELDCLDWVVQLVKGKGSTMQPIIIYCQTMPKVGRVFAYLKAELQQHAWVDCDSDCKSENLLIGMFHSKTLPQHKDRVLASLRGEGNCRVVVATTALGMGLNFPNVSHVIMYGVPGDLESVIQQVGRAGRNGQSAHGIIYNMGQNYKAEKEVKELLNLGKTTCVRKVLFSHFEAEPCGVEPMHQCCTFCQTVCSCSSGTCTEPTPDYEQTQGKPVNLRSRHVTAEDKSLIVDMLNGYRDSLISPSAHLFTSPEACTGFSQKLVDSVLNNCQYIFDLPYILANIPVFRIEHAREVLQIISDVFGDVDTDQLEDEQSDAGERHTLPDLYYTGYYDEADDTDDPLSSHVTSSESEY, encoded by the exons ATGGCAGATGCCAGAGGAGCTATCCAGGCCGTTCTGAGTAGATTTCCACACATCAGTGTGTTAAAACCGGAGCAAGAGGATGCCTTGATTAATTTCATCCAAGGGAAAGATGTCGTGGCTTTGCTCCCAACGGGTTTCGGGAAGAGCCTCATTTTTCAGCTAGCTCCACTCGTAGCTAAGGAGTTGGCTACACGCAATGGCACTGAGTTGAAccccattgttgttgttgtttcgccTCTCTTGGCTTTAATGGAGGACCAAATAATGGAAGCAGGGAAATTGGGAGTTAGTGCAGCACAGCTCGGCGTGCATGAAGAGCAGGACATCTTAGATGGACGCTTCAGTTTGGTCTTTGGAAGCCCAGAGTCTTGGCTGCTGAACTCTAAATGGCGACGTATGCTATCATCAGCTGCTTACAGAGACAACATTCTCGGTGTCGTTGTGGATGAAGTCCATCTCACGTACAAATG GGGTGAGGTGTCGACAGGCGAGACTGCATTCCGGGAGAGTTTTGCAAAGCTCGGAGAACTGAGATCTATCACGAAGGAAG GTACACCTGTACTGGCGTTGACTGCTTCTGCAGACATCAAGTCCAGAGATCGCGTCACCAGCCTACTTCACATGGACAATGCCGTGCACATCCTTGCTAGTCCCAACAAGACCAACATCCGTCTGGGATTGAAGAATGTGCCCAGATATGAACTGGACTGCCTTGACTGGGTTGTTCAACTTGTGAAAGGCAAGGGATCAACTATGCAGCCAATAATAATTTACTGTCAGACTATGCCAAAGGTGGGAAGAGTTTTTGCGTACTTGAAGGCTGAACTGCAACAACATGCCTGGGTGGATTGTGACTCAGACTGTAAAAGTGAGAACCTCTTGATTGGTATGTTTCACAGCAAGACCCTCCCCCAACACAAGGACAGAGTGCTGGCTTCACTGCGGGGGGAAGGGAATTGTCGCGTTGTTGTAGCAACAACAGCTTTGGGGATGGGCTTGAATTTCCCAAATGTATCACATGTGATTATGTATGGTGTTCCAGGGGACCTTGAGTCTGTTATACAGCAGGTGGGGAGGGCTGGAAGAAATGGTCAGTCAGCACACGGCATCATTTACAACATGGGACAGAATTACAAGGCGGAGAAGGAAGTGAAAGAACTGCTCAACCTCGGAAAAACGACATGTGTCAGGAAAGTACTGTTCTCACATTTTGAAGCTGAGCCCTGTGGTGTTGAGCCAATGCACCAGTGTTGCACATTTTGTCAAACTGTCTGTTCTTGTTCATCGGGCACATGCACAGAACCCACACCAGATTATGAACAGACTCAGGGTAAGCCAGTGAACCTGAGATCAAGGCATGTTACTGCAGAGGACAAGTCCTTGATTGTTGACATGCTGAATGGATACAGAGACAGCCTGATCAGTCCATCAGCTCACCTCTTCACCTCACCTGAAGCATGCACTGGATTCAGTCAAAAACTGGTGGACTCTGTGTTGAACAACTGTCAGTATATATTTGACCTGCCCTACATTCTAGCCAACATTCCTGTTTTCAGAATAGAGCATGCCAGAGAGGTTTTACAGATCATAAGCGATGTATTCGGAGATGTGGACACAGATCAGCTTGAGGATGAGCAGTCTGATGCAGGGGAAAGACACACTCTCCCAGATTTGTATTACACTGGCTACTATGACGAAGCTGATGATACAGATGATCCACTCAGCAGCCATGTCACTAGCTCTGAGTCAGAGTATTAA